The Huiozyma naganishii CBS 8797 chromosome 1, complete genome genome window below encodes:
- the MSC3 gene encoding Msc3p (similar to Saccharomyces cerevisiae MSC3 (YLR219W); ancestral locus Anc_8.440) has product MVFGFHKQERRVPDLSRYDYYYQNQPDYNRSRRLSAAAASAASGLGVPSGVRAPAGTGQRRTQSMVYSPGLRRMPNGPLEGPLPGGAAAAATRGRQATGNVPGRTYSLASRAKPKQQQRTQSLTTRPQGTPKVGSRTNSMTTKITQVRDPQGRTKSITRTTVKRIDGYDYIETTTTTTDVVPARQQHDARIESEKHFDEFSANFVSDDNDELVQPAAADDLLQHQHQEMYDNLYLDDVAEEEEGTETPVLSHSGVIPLDEESSVSQFSDAVDYIPQRRRTAAPAQRAKQPQVHRRKKKVVQPAAQPAQQQRKTLTDQEMYLKALEVAKRKVYQNGNDPAAASLTGHPGDKKSTMGARMSLRNSSMNTQHTQEKTMPRSSSMILPKQKSHNKFGSNFFSRNNKQQKQEQQQPQQPQQSRAPLGGSPSSNSLDTASLPPQATDLQRHRERAKEITIQSKNKLTDEQMYAQALEIAQKRYSDAHKVDAQQAPRIAQSATSVTTPPLPAVAEQNPDTSLKRLADVKETQSNLLRAQTGETPAETAPEDLDHIVSETPVSSSAEADATANAVPTEQPQREDDGSLVGPTAIPEVPYNEAFVAHTAKPDLEPPKRNILRRVHTSHSDSGNNKSAFKNFMDKVVQFSNENSGYQPAKEEKMRLEEEXXXXXXGATTTLPVEQPLGHPVFADLPSETDAASATSFTRRKSEGRSSLVQATPASSSIFSKPKKNSKGSSSQSDVNHTLGGPTAAADELPEAPFNVVTGTEIKKQATATSGKTAEKKVKSNFFTKLFKRSKQTS; this is encoded by the coding sequence ATGGTGTTTGGTTTTCACAAGCAGGAGAGAAGGGTGCCAGACCTGTCCCGGTACGATTACTACTATCAAAACCAGCCGGACTACAATAGGAGTCGGAGGCTgtctgccgctgctgcgtCCGCTGCTTCAGGTCTGGGCGTCCCCAGTGGTGTCCGTGCTCCTGCAGGGACCGGGCAAAGACGCACGCAGTCCATGGTTTACTCTCCGGGGCTGCGCAGAATGCCAAACGGTCCGCTAGAAGGTCCGTTGCCGGGGGGGGCTGCTGCCGCCGCGACTCGTGGAAGACAGGCCACTGGGAATGTCCCAGGGAGGACGTACTCTTTGGCGTCGCGTGCGAAGCCCAAGCAGCAACAGAGGACGCAATCGCTCACGACTAGGCCGCAGGGGACCCCTAAAGTAGGGTCCCGCACGAACTCGATGACGACTAAGATTACACAGGTACGGGACCCTCAGGGACGTACCAAGTCCATCACTCGTACGACTGTGAAGCGCATAGACGGGTACGACTACATCGAGACGACGACTACGACGACGGATGTTGTCCCTGCCCGGCAGCAGCACGACGCTCGCATCGAGAGCGAGAAACATTTCGACGAGTTCTCCGCGAACTTCGTCTCCGATGACAACGACGAACTCGTGCAACCAGCGGCCGCAGATGACTTGTTGcaacaccagcaccaaGAAATGTACGACAATTTGTACTTGGACGACGTTgcggaagaggaggaggggACAGAGACACCCGTGCTCTCCCATTCGGGCGTCATCCCACTCGACGAGGAGAGCAGCGTCTCGCAGTTCTCAGACGCTGTAGACTACATTCCACAAAGACGCCGGACGGCGGCGCCCGCGCAGAGGGCAAAACAACCGCAAGTGcacagaagaaagaagaaggtgGTTCAGCCCGCAGCACAGCCCGCACAGCAGCAAAGGAAAACGCTCACGGACCAAGAAATGTACTTGAAAGCTTTGGAGGTTGCCaagaggaaagtgtacCAGAACGGGAACGATCCAGCGGCTGCATCActaacgggccatccggGGGATAAGAAGAGCACTATGGGGGCCAGAATGAGTCTCAGGAACAGCTCGATGAACACGCAGCACACCCAGGAAAAGACAATGCCTCGCTCGAGTTCGATGATTCTGCCCAAGCAGAAATCACACAATAAGTTCGGCTCTAACTtcttttcaagaaataacaaacagcagaaacaggagcaacagcaaccacaGCAGCCACAGCAATCGAGGGCGCCGTTGGGAGGGTCTCCCTCCTCGAACTCCCTGGACACGGCATCATTGCCTCCACAGGCCACAGACTTGCAAAGACACCGTGAACGGGCAAAGGAAATTACCATCCAGAGCAAGAATAAACTGACGGACGAGCAGATGTACGCGCAGGCGCTGGAAATCGCACAGAAGAGGTACAGCGACGCACACAAAGTGGATGCACAGCAAGCGCCTCGCATTGCACAATCAGCAACGAGCGTTACTACTCCGCCTTTGCCGGCAGTCGCCGAACAAAACCCGGACACTTCTTTAAAGAGGCTGGCAGACGTCAAGGAAACACAGTCGAATCTGCTGCGGGCACAAACGGGGGAGACCCCCGCAGAGACGGCTCCTGAGGATCTCGACCACATCGTTTCCGAAACGCCTGTTTCAAGCTCAGCGGAGGCAGACGCAACTGCAAACGCCGTGCCAACGGAACAACCACAACGTGAAGATGACGGATCACTTGTGGGACCCACAGCAATACCAGAGGTTCCTTACAATGAGGCTTTTGTAGCACACACGGCGAAACCTGATCTCGAACCGCCAAAGAGAAACATTTTGCGCCGTGTTCACACCTCACATAGCGACTCGGGGAACAACAAGTCGGCATTCAAGAACTTCATGGACAAAGTGGTCCAGTTCTCGAACGAGAACAGTGGGTACCAGCCCGCgaaggaggaaaaaatgaGACTTGAAGAGGAGNNNNNNNNNNNNNNNNNNGGAGCGACGACGACTCTGCCCGTGGAGCAGCCGCTAGGACACCCCGTCTTTGCAGATCTACCCTCGGAAACAGACGCAGCAAGTGCAACCTCCTTCACCAGACGCAAGAGCGAGGGCAGATCGTCGTTGGTGCAGGCGACGCCGGCCTCCTCCAGTATCTTCAGCAAGCCTAAGAAGAACAGCAAGGGGTCCAGCAGTCAAAGCGACGTGAACCACACCCTTGGCGGTCCTACAGCAGCTGCGGACGAGCTCCCAGAAGCGCCCTTCAACGTCGTTACTGGGACAGAAATCAAGAAACAGGCTACTGCTACGTCAGGGAAGACCGCTGAGAAGAAGGTGAAGTCGAATTTTTTCacaaaattgttcaaaCGGTCCAAACAGACCAGCTAA